One region of Edaphobacter bradus genomic DNA includes:
- a CDS encoding glycoside hydrolase family 5 protein — protein MLLRRMLRTIAAALIVLLAPLKLTAQFAHTQGSEIVDGSGKPLFLRGTSLGNWFVTEGYMWSFDGGPQSSREIEALVTELLGPDKAEEFWKQYRENYVTRADIHLLHEAGFNSIRIPMHYKYFESDDSEGFRLLDRVIRWSHEEGLYVILDMHAAPGGQTGANIDDGYGYPWLYDSPKEQAHLTAIWQRLARRYKDNQTVIGYDLLNEPIPHYPALRPLNPKLEPVYKKLTAAVRQVDSHHILFLGGAQWDTNFSVFGQPFDSNTAYTLHQYWMPVEQKAVQPYVDFRDKYKVPLWLGESGENTDEWIAQYVALLEKNDIGWAFWPYKKMEKTSAVVTVMPPEDWDKIVAFAKLPRGLGQVEDRLKARPDQATIDRAFAGFLENMKLEHSHANAGYLKALGLKPVSVSQ, from the coding sequence ATGTTGCTTCGCCGAATGCTGCGGACGATTGCCGCCGCGCTGATCGTCCTGCTGGCTCCGCTCAAGCTCACCGCGCAGTTTGCCCACACGCAGGGCAGCGAGATTGTCGACGGCAGCGGAAAGCCGCTCTTCCTCCGGGGCACAAGCCTCGGCAACTGGTTCGTGACCGAGGGGTATATGTGGAGCTTCGATGGAGGGCCGCAGTCCTCGCGCGAGATTGAGGCGCTCGTGACGGAGCTGCTCGGACCGGACAAGGCCGAGGAGTTCTGGAAGCAGTACCGCGAGAACTACGTGACTCGGGCAGACATTCACCTGCTCCATGAGGCGGGATTCAACTCCATCCGCATCCCGATGCACTACAAGTATTTTGAGAGCGACGACTCCGAGGGCTTCCGCTTGCTGGACCGAGTGATCAGGTGGAGCCATGAGGAAGGGCTCTATGTCATCCTCGACATGCACGCGGCTCCGGGCGGGCAGACGGGCGCGAACATCGACGACGGCTACGGGTATCCGTGGCTGTACGACAGCCCGAAGGAGCAGGCCCACCTGACCGCGATCTGGCAGCGTCTGGCGCGGCGCTACAAGGACAACCAGACGGTGATCGGCTACGATCTGCTGAATGAGCCGATCCCGCACTATCCCGCGCTGCGCCCGCTGAATCCGAAGCTTGAGCCGGTGTACAAGAAGCTGACGGCAGCGGTGCGGCAGGTCGACAGCCACCACATCCTCTTCCTCGGCGGCGCGCAGTGGGACACGAACTTCTCTGTCTTCGGGCAGCCGTTTGACAGCAACACGGCATACACGCTGCACCAGTACTGGATGCCGGTGGAGCAGAAGGCCGTTCAGCCGTACGTCGATTTCCGCGACAAGTACAAGGTCCCGCTGTGGCTCGGTGAGTCGGGCGAGAACACCGACGAGTGGATCGCCCAGTACGTCGCGCTGCTGGAGAAGAACGACATCGGCTGGGCCTTCTGGCCGTACAAGAAGATGGAGAAGACCTCAGCCGTTGTCACGGTTATGCCGCCCGAGGACTGGGACAAGATCGTCGCCTTCGCCAAGCTGCCGCGCGGACTTGGCCAGGTGGAGGATCGCCTGAAGGCCAGGCCCGATCAGGCGACGATCGATCGCGCCTTCGCGGGGTTCCTCGAAAACATGAAGCTTGAGCACAGCCACGCCAACGCGGGATACCTGAAGGCACTTGGCCTCAAACCCGTGTCGGTGTCGCAATAA
- the bglX gene encoding beta-glucosidase BglX: protein MSLLHSLRPALTRRLTAGSLSLALLGGFTALPAETRTHTTSSRTSDAEAEGFVDGLIGKMTLEEKVGQMSQVALNTPDGATRDERVLKGEVGSFLFVTDPKEINRLQHLAVEKGRLHIPLIFGFDVIHGLRTIYPVPLAMAASWDPEQVETAQRMAAREASSVGINWTFAPMVDIARDARWGRMMEGAGEDPFLGSRMAAAQVRGFQGEKIGSPDHILACVKHFAGYGAAEGGRDYDSANISDEQLWNVYLPPYAAAVKAGAGSVMTAYMDLNGVPATGNRWLLQDVLREKWGFKGFVVSDWESVKNLTTHGFSVDPKDAAVRAADAGVDMEMTSGTFRDDLPAAVRQGLVKESTIDEAVRDILLTKYKLGLFRDPYVSPERSAAELVSQAQREAARTAAERSAVLLRNEGNLLPLRGAKSIAVIGPLADSKPDTMGSWSLAGHPDDTVTVLEGIRKRFGASATVNSTTGVEIERAQPSIFDGQFESPKPTLTTDGQQETEFHHAIDLVKQSDVAVLVLGELQSMSGERASRSSLTLPGRQEELLEAAVATGKPVVLVLMNARPLDITWASAHVPAILEAWYPGTEGGNAVAALLGGDASPGGKLPVSWPRDAGQEPLYYSHNLTQIPNDPDTRYWDGSSAPLYPFGYGLSYTSFTVERLKTSAEQVKSGGKLTVSVELRNTGAVTGDEVVQLYTHQRSGSASRPVRELKGFQRLTLKPGERKTVELSLDTNDLGFWSPQTHRWSIEPGVFDLWVGTDSTAKEHTTFTVVQ, encoded by the coding sequence ATGTCCTTGCTGCATTCGTTGCGCCCTGCCCTGACTCGCAGGTTAACCGCCGGCAGTCTTTCGCTGGCTCTGCTGGGCGGGTTTACTGCTCTGCCGGCAGAGACGAGAACCCATACCACCAGCAGCCGGACGAGCGATGCCGAGGCCGAGGGGTTTGTCGACGGCCTGATCGGTAAGATGACGCTCGAAGAGAAGGTGGGGCAGATGAGCCAGGTGGCCCTGAATACCCCCGACGGCGCAACGCGGGACGAGCGCGTGTTGAAGGGCGAGGTGGGATCGTTCCTGTTCGTGACCGACCCGAAGGAGATCAATCGGCTGCAGCATCTGGCGGTTGAGAAGGGGCGGCTGCACATTCCGCTCATCTTCGGCTTCGATGTCATTCACGGGCTTCGCACGATCTATCCGGTCCCGCTGGCGATGGCGGCCTCTTGGGACCCCGAGCAGGTGGAGACGGCACAGCGCATGGCCGCGCGCGAGGCCAGCTCGGTGGGGATCAACTGGACGTTTGCCCCGATGGTGGACATCGCGCGCGACGCACGCTGGGGCCGCATGATGGAAGGCGCAGGAGAGGACCCGTTTCTGGGCTCACGGATGGCCGCGGCGCAGGTCCGCGGATTTCAGGGGGAGAAGATCGGCAGCCCCGACCACATTCTCGCCTGCGTGAAGCACTTTGCAGGATACGGCGCAGCCGAGGGCGGGAGGGACTACGACTCCGCGAACATCTCTGACGAGCAGTTGTGGAACGTCTATCTGCCGCCGTACGCGGCTGCGGTCAAGGCCGGGGCCGGCTCGGTGATGACCGCGTATATGGACCTGAATGGCGTTCCGGCGACGGGAAACCGCTGGCTGCTACAGGACGTGTTGCGGGAGAAGTGGGGATTCAAGGGATTTGTCGTGAGTGACTGGGAGTCGGTGAAGAACCTCACGACGCATGGCTTTTCTGTCGACCCGAAGGACGCTGCGGTGCGCGCGGCAGACGCAGGCGTGGATATGGAGATGACCAGCGGGACCTTCCGGGACGACCTGCCGGCTGCGGTGCGGCAAGGGTTGGTGAAGGAGTCGACCATCGACGAGGCCGTGCGCGACATCCTGCTGACGAAGTACAAGCTTGGACTGTTCCGCGATCCGTATGTCTCACCGGAGCGGTCCGCCGCCGAGCTTGTGTCGCAGGCGCAGCGCGAAGCTGCGAGGACTGCGGCTGAGCGCAGCGCTGTGCTGCTGCGGAACGAGGGCAATCTGCTGCCCCTGAGGGGCGCGAAGTCGATTGCGGTGATCGGCCCGCTGGCGGACTCGAAGCCCGACACGATGGGCTCGTGGAGCCTTGCCGGGCATCCGGACGACACCGTGACGGTGCTCGAGGGAATCCGCAAGCGGTTCGGTGCGAGCGCGACGGTCAACTCGACCACGGGGGTGGAGATTGAGCGGGCCCAGCCGTCGATCTTCGACGGGCAGTTTGAGAGCCCCAAGCCGACTCTTACGACCGATGGCCAGCAAGAGACTGAGTTTCACCACGCGATCGACCTGGTGAAGCAGTCCGACGTCGCGGTGCTGGTTCTGGGCGAGTTGCAGTCGATGAGCGGCGAACGGGCCTCGCGCTCCTCGCTGACGCTGCCGGGACGGCAGGAGGAACTGCTCGAGGCCGCAGTGGCGACAGGCAAGCCTGTCGTGCTGGTGCTGATGAACGCGAGGCCGCTGGACATTACGTGGGCGTCCGCGCATGTGCCGGCGATCCTCGAGGCATGGTATCCGGGGACCGAGGGCGGCAACGCGGTCGCCGCGCTGCTGGGGGGCGATGCCAGTCCGGGAGGCAAGCTGCCGGTGTCGTGGCCGCGCGATGCGGGCCAGGAGCCGCTCTACTACTCGCATAATCTGACGCAGATTCCCAACGATCCGGACACGCGCTACTGGGATGGATCGAGCGCGCCGCTGTATCCGTTTGGCTATGGGTTGAGCTACACGAGCTTCACGGTCGAGCGCCTGAAGACGAGTGCGGAGCAGGTCAAGTCCGGCGGCAAGCTCACGGTCTCGGTCGAGCTTCGGAACACCGGAGCGGTGACGGGCGACGAGGTTGTGCAGCTCTATACGCATCAGCGCTCGGGCAGCGCGTCGCGTCCGGTGCGTGAGTTGAAGGGCTTCCAACGATTGACGCTGAAGCCGGGCGAGCGCAAGACGGTTGAGCTGTCGCTCGATACAAACGATCTCGGCTTCTGGAGCCCGCAGACGCATCGCTGGTCGATTGAGCCAGGAGTCTTCGATCTGTGGGTCGGGACCGACTCGACCGCAAAGGAACACACGACGTTTACGGTTGTGCAGTAG
- a CDS encoding LacI family DNA-binding transcriptional regulator — protein sequence MPKPPAQSRERPVSLKTLAEYLDLSPSTISFVLNNTPGRSIPEATRARIKAAAAKFNYRPSMIARTLQGKRMQTIGVLLPELGEGYHSQVLSGVGELLMQKDYFYFTVHHRHRKDLIAAYPSLLQSRGVDGIIAIDTHLDAPLPLPAVLVAGHTSLPGVSNVILDHHLAARLALRHLHQLGHRRIAFMHGQPFSSDSDTRWDATLESAREFDIEVREELKIYLSKDSHSPEISYPGIRDLIRSRHHFTAVLCFNDVSAMGTIRALHEAGLRVPQDVSVLGFDDIQSAAYQVPSLTTIRQPLQKMGLTAAQLLLKKLAGETTTDLVYVEPELIVRESTAPPPLASASPVTKAGASSRKATQ from the coding sequence ATGCCAAAGCCTCCTGCCCAGTCACGCGAACGCCCGGTCAGCCTCAAGACGCTCGCCGAGTACCTGGACCTCAGCCCTTCGACGATCTCCTTTGTCCTGAACAACACGCCCGGCCGCTCCATCCCCGAAGCCACTCGCGCGCGCATCAAGGCCGCCGCCGCCAAGTTCAACTACCGGCCGAGCATGATCGCGCGAACCCTGCAGGGCAAGCGCATGCAGACCATCGGCGTTCTGCTGCCGGAGTTGGGCGAGGGCTACCACTCACAGGTGCTCAGCGGAGTCGGCGAGCTGCTGATGCAGAAGGACTACTTCTACTTCACCGTCCACCACCGGCACCGCAAGGACCTCATCGCGGCCTACCCCAGCCTTCTGCAGTCGCGCGGAGTTGACGGCATCATCGCCATCGACACGCACCTCGACGCTCCGCTGCCTCTGCCCGCCGTGCTCGTCGCCGGACACACCTCCCTCCCAGGAGTCAGCAACGTCATCCTCGACCACCATCTCGCTGCCCGGCTTGCGCTGCGCCATCTGCATCAGCTTGGCCACCGGCGCATCGCGTTCATGCACGGACAGCCCTTCAGCTCCGACTCAGACACCCGTTGGGACGCCACCCTGGAGTCTGCCCGCGAGTTCGACATCGAAGTCCGCGAGGAGCTGAAGATTTACCTCTCCAAGGACTCGCACTCGCCGGAGATCAGCTACCCCGGCATACGTGACCTCATCCGCAGCCGCCACCACTTCACCGCCGTCCTCTGCTTCAACGACGTCTCGGCGATGGGAACCATCCGCGCGCTGCATGAGGCGGGCCTGCGCGTTCCGCAGGACGTCTCCGTCCTGGGCTTCGACGATATCCAGTCGGCGGCCTACCAGGTCCCCAGCCTCACCACGATTCGCCAGCCGCTGCAGAAAATGGGGCTCACCGCCGCGCAGCTCCTGCTGAAAAAACTGGCCGGCGAGACGACGACGGACCTTGTCTACGTGGAACCGGAGTTGATCGTCCGCGAGTCCACCGCACCGCCTCCCCTCGCATCAGCCAGCCCTGTGACGAAGGCCGGCGCATCGAGTCGTAAGGCAACGCAGTAA
- a CDS encoding outer membrane lipoprotein-sorting protein → MKLLSVVSVLALSLVPLSAAPVGAFAAVANPYAAAGGQDPAGFGPLDPSAPTGLTPEQIIQKFGARESEFNRARDNYIFRQTVKVNTISDDTGKPDGEYLQVTDILFDKQGRRDERVVFAPTNTLERVQMSPTDFDEIEHRIPFVLTTEDLPQYDIKYLGRQKVDDLETYVFDAGPKTLEKGKHYFQGKVWVDQQDFQIVLINGKTVPQDTRKGHEDLQPPFTTYYEQVDGKYWFPTYSKAEGILHFQGGDGYMSQDVHMRNIIKYTDYKQFRATSRIIYNGQDITNTREDNKGNNQPKPADTSH, encoded by the coding sequence ATGAAACTGCTCTCTGTCGTCTCCGTTCTCGCCCTCTCTCTTGTCCCCCTATCGGCGGCTCCGGTCGGAGCCTTCGCGGCTGTCGCAAATCCATACGCGGCGGCCGGGGGACAGGACCCCGCGGGCTTCGGTCCGCTCGACCCATCAGCCCCGACCGGGCTCACTCCGGAGCAGATCATCCAGAAGTTCGGCGCGCGTGAGAGCGAGTTCAACCGCGCCCGCGACAACTACATCTTTCGCCAGACCGTGAAGGTCAACACCATCTCCGACGACACGGGCAAGCCCGATGGCGAGTACCTGCAGGTCACAGACATCCTCTTCGACAAACAGGGCCGCCGCGACGAGCGCGTCGTCTTCGCCCCCACCAACACGCTTGAGCGAGTCCAGATGTCCCCTACGGACTTCGACGAGATCGAGCACCGCATCCCGTTCGTGCTCACCACGGAAGACCTGCCCCAGTACGACATCAAGTACCTCGGCCGACAGAAGGTCGACGATCTCGAAACCTACGTCTTCGACGCCGGTCCCAAGACGCTCGAAAAGGGCAAGCACTACTTCCAGGGCAAGGTCTGGGTAGACCAGCAGGACTTCCAGATCGTCCTAATCAATGGCAAGACCGTTCCACAGGACACGCGCAAGGGCCACGAGGACCTTCAACCACCCTTCACGACCTACTACGAGCAGGTGGACGGCAAGTACTGGTTCCCCACCTACAGCAAGGCCGAAGGGATCCTCCACTTCCAGGGCGGCGATGGCTACATGTCCCAGGACGTCCACATGCGCAACATCATCAAATACACGGACTACAAGCAGTTCCGCGCTACCAGCCGCATCATCTACAACGGGCAGGACATCACCAACACCCGCGAAGACAACAAAGGCAACAACCAGCCGAAGCCTGCGGATACTTCACACTAA
- a CDS encoding sensor histidine kinase, which yields MSAGLSEMRRMAELHWICSIGSAGLALWLVAMSQRTKNLLAERRRERRVREEIEAYAYLDVRPGPDGDLGELSRRVCSNVAERSPFRRVAMLVRDAEARLYVAGSVGMEEPVLEALQTWAAGLAETERETERSTQPDTALRQSLGRGISVGRKSRAVVLGAEQERPGLGRAIVVPIGTTTGRRLVGALVVGADRMLSIRRGLVEEALAPLEALAVKVGRAMENAELAERLLRAEKLASLGLLAGGMAHALNNPLTAVMGFAELIAESADQRHVQEDAETILREARRMRQTVEGLLNFWRPSVNREEAVAMTELVRELAVACEEKLTARGVKLVVQAQDTVPDVQGNRDRLRQVLEHLLNNAAQAIASSDGPRQSGGHSIRVAVGQDARAVQVIVSDTGPGFSEPGRVFDPFYTTREPGEGSGLGLSICYGIVREHNGEISAFNLHPHGAAVVVRLPAAASLAARPEGVMGEVA from the coding sequence ATGTCGGCTGGGCTCAGTGAGATGCGAAGGATGGCCGAGCTGCATTGGATATGCAGCATCGGTTCGGCAGGACTGGCGCTGTGGCTTGTGGCCATGTCGCAGAGGACAAAGAACCTCCTGGCCGAAAGACGCCGCGAGAGAAGGGTTCGCGAGGAGATTGAGGCCTACGCCTATCTCGACGTGCGGCCCGGCCCGGACGGCGATCTCGGCGAGCTAAGCCGCAGAGTGTGCAGCAACGTGGCCGAAAGAAGCCCCTTCCGCCGTGTCGCCATGCTGGTTCGTGACGCCGAGGCGAGGCTTTACGTCGCAGGCTCCGTTGGCATGGAGGAGCCTGTCCTCGAAGCGCTGCAAACATGGGCCGCGGGCCTCGCCGAGACAGAGAGGGAGACGGAGCGCTCCACGCAGCCGGACACGGCGCTGAGGCAGTCTCTGGGGCGCGGAATCAGTGTGGGACGCAAGAGTCGCGCTGTGGTCCTCGGCGCGGAGCAGGAGCGGCCCGGACTGGGACGCGCCATCGTTGTGCCCATCGGAACCACTACCGGGCGGCGGCTCGTCGGGGCGCTGGTGGTCGGCGCGGACAGGATGCTCTCCATCCGCAGGGGGCTAGTGGAAGAGGCGCTTGCTCCACTTGAGGCCTTGGCCGTGAAGGTAGGCCGCGCGATGGAGAACGCCGAACTGGCCGAGCGGCTGTTGCGCGCCGAAAAGCTCGCCAGTCTGGGCCTGCTGGCTGGCGGCATGGCGCACGCGCTGAACAATCCGCTGACGGCGGTCATGGGCTTCGCCGAGCTGATCGCCGAGTCGGCCGATCAGCGCCACGTACAGGAGGACGCCGAGACGATCCTGCGCGAGGCCAGGCGGATGCGCCAGACGGTCGAAGGCCTGCTCAACTTCTGGAGGCCCTCGGTGAACCGCGAGGAGGCCGTCGCGATGACGGAGCTCGTGCGCGAGCTGGCGGTGGCGTGCGAGGAGAAGTTGACAGCCCGGGGTGTGAAGCTGGTCGTGCAGGCCCAGGACACTGTGCCTGACGTTCAAGGCAACCGCGACCGCCTGAGACAAGTGCTGGAACATCTGCTCAACAACGCCGCGCAGGCCATCGCCTCCAGCGACGGCCCTAGGCAGAGCGGAGGCCACTCCATTCGGGTCGCAGTCGGCCAGGACGCCCGCGCCGTGCAGGTGATTGTGAGCGACACGGGGCCAGGCTTCAGCGAGCCGGGCCGCGTCTTCGACCCGTTCTACACGACACGCGAGCCCGGCGAGGGCTCGGGGCTGGGCTTGAGCATCTGCTATGGCATCGTTCGCGAGCACAACGGCGAGATCAGCGCCTTCAACCTGCACCCGCACGGAGCGGCGGTCGTGGTGCGGCTTCCCGCAGCAGCGTCTCTCGCCGCAAGACCTGAGGGAGTGATGGGTGAAGTGGCCTGA
- a CDS encoding dipeptidyl-peptidase 5 codes for MRRLAGWLTALTLSSAAFGQSATPLAKRPMTFADLQAIKRISDPRISPSGKWVMFSAVDVDLAANTRTSHLWVVPLDGKERERQLTLWKDGESGGRFSPDGKQVLFTATVTATGQSQIFLADWNESEGKLGTPRQLTHVSTEADGAIWSPDSRRIMFVSRVYPECSDEASWLDEDTCNKRKDEAAAKSPVKAMVFDHLLYRHWNNYVGRKRSHVLVVSATDGNTVRDLTPRRDIGEAEAPVFSLGGPTGYAWAPDSQEIAYVTNLDLIPAASTNNDIFTLRLNDADARPMKISTSPGSDDAPAYSPDGKWLAFRSQARAGYESDRFRLMAFDRQTKGTKDLLPRLDSWVDEFIWAPNSRTIYFTSGEMGQVNILSAEIDLPEATAIASSAEYSELQLAHDGRTLVTSMMTVRSPTAVSSIALDAQGRGGAAVVRLTHLNDALLARLDLPKLESFTFAGAENTTVQAFLIRPPNFDPAKKYPLKFLIHGGPEGAWGDAWSYRWNPELMAAGGYVVVMVNPRGSTGYGQAFVDGVNGDWGGKPYIDLMRGLDYAEQHYGFIDKTRECALGASYGGFMANWILTHTNRFACIVTHDGMFNPQSAYGTTEELWFNEWEFRAPGDTEPGQPWRYFDRPAASDPFLKWSPMLAIRNAKTPTLVIHGQRDYRLDTSEGFQLFTALQQLHVPSRMLYFPDEGHWVLKPQNSQLWHDIVGDWCDRWTHTNKYAGTN; via the coding sequence ATGAGAAGACTAGCTGGTTGGCTGACCGCGTTAACCCTCAGTAGTGCCGCGTTTGGACAGAGTGCGACGCCCCTTGCAAAGCGGCCGATGACCTTCGCCGATCTGCAGGCCATAAAGCGTATCAGCGATCCGCGGATCTCTCCCAGCGGCAAGTGGGTGATGTTCTCGGCAGTGGACGTCGACCTCGCCGCCAACACCAGGACCTCCCACCTGTGGGTGGTTCCGCTCGACGGCAAAGAGCGCGAGCGGCAGTTGACCCTATGGAAGGACGGCGAGAGCGGCGGCCGTTTCTCTCCGGACGGCAAACAGGTGCTCTTCACCGCAACCGTGACCGCCACGGGCCAGTCGCAGATATTTCTCGCCGACTGGAACGAGAGCGAAGGCAAGCTGGGAACGCCGCGACAGCTCACGCATGTAAGCACTGAGGCCGACGGAGCGATCTGGTCGCCGGACTCCCGGCGGATCATGTTTGTCTCGCGCGTCTATCCGGAGTGCAGCGACGAGGCCTCGTGGCTGGACGAGGACACTTGCAACAAGCGCAAAGACGAGGCTGCCGCGAAGAGCCCCGTAAAGGCGATGGTCTTCGATCATCTGCTCTACCGCCACTGGAACAACTACGTAGGGCGAAAGCGGAGCCACGTGCTTGTAGTAAGCGCAACCGACGGCAACACCGTTCGCGACCTGACGCCGCGGCGCGATATCGGCGAGGCCGAGGCCCCTGTCTTCTCGCTCGGTGGCCCGACCGGCTACGCCTGGGCTCCGGACTCGCAGGAGATCGCCTACGTCACGAACCTCGATCTCATCCCTGCAGCCTCGACCAACAACGACATCTTCACGCTGCGTCTGAACGATGCCGATGCGCGGCCGATGAAGATTTCGACCTCGCCGGGGAGCGACGACGCTCCGGCGTATTCGCCCGATGGCAAGTGGCTCGCCTTCCGGTCGCAGGCGCGGGCTGGATATGAGAGCGACCGGTTCCGGCTGATGGCGTTCGACCGCCAGACGAAGGGAACAAAGGATTTGCTGCCGAGGCTCGACAGCTGGGTCGATGAGTTTATCTGGGCGCCGAACTCCAGAACAATCTACTTCACCAGCGGCGAGATGGGGCAGGTGAACATTCTCTCCGCGGAGATCGATCTCCCCGAAGCAACAGCGATTGCAAGCTCTGCCGAGTACAGCGAGCTGCAGCTTGCTCACGATGGAAGAACGCTTGTGACTTCGATGATGACGGTGCGAAGCCCGACCGCGGTCTCTTCGATCGCGCTCGACGCGCAGGGACGCGGCGGCGCAGCAGTCGTCCGGCTGACGCACCTGAACGACGCTTTACTGGCGCGGCTCGATCTGCCAAAGTTGGAGAGCTTCACGTTTGCGGGAGCCGAGAACACGACCGTGCAGGCCTTCCTCATCCGTCCGCCAAACTTTGATCCCGCAAAGAAGTATCCGTTGAAGTTCCTCATCCACGGCGGCCCGGAGGGAGCCTGGGGAGACGCCTGGAGCTATCGCTGGAACCCCGAGCTGATGGCCGCCGGCGGCTACGTCGTCGTCATGGTGAACCCTCGCGGCTCGACCGGCTACGGCCAGGCCTTCGTTGACGGCGTCAACGGCGACTGGGGCGGCAAGCCCTACATTGACCTGATGCGCGGCCTCGACTACGCCGAGCAGCACTACGGCTTCATCGACAAGACCCGCGAGTGCGCGCTCGGCGCCAGCTACGGCGGCTTTATGGCCAACTGGATCCTGACCCACACCAACCGCTTCGCCTGCATCGTGACCCACGACGGCATGTTCAACCCGCAGTCCGCCTACGGAACCACCGAAGAGCTCTGGTTCAACGAGTGGGAGTTCCGCGCTCCCGGCGACACCGAGCCCGGCCAGCCGTGGCGCTACTTCGACCGCCCTGCCGCATCCGACCCCTTCCTCAAGTGGTCGCCGATGCTCGCCATCAGGAACGCAAAGACCCCCACCCTCGTAATCCACGGCCAGCGCGACTACCGGCTCGACACCAGCGAGGGCTTCCAGCTCTTTACCGCGCTGCAGCAGCTCCATGTGCCTTCAAGGATGCTCTACTTCCCCGACGAGGGCCACTGGGTGCTCAAGCCGCAGAACTCGCAACTCTGGCACGACATCGTAGGCGACTGGTGCGACCGCTGGACCCACACCAACAAGTACGCAGGCACAAACTAA
- a CDS encoding regulatory protein RecX has product MAFARAKKKREPLREPELFEYAVGALARKMRTVRDLKRLMRARAEEGEAGERAMDRVVARLKELKYLSDTRFAADYTRLRKENEKYGRRRVQQDLAQKGVHKDLIATTLTKAYEDVDEVALAREYIARKRIKQPSGANARKEATRVTGRLMRAGFSAGTIYKVLREWDVEVDESALEDAGEAPESED; this is encoded by the coding sequence ATGGCGTTTGCACGAGCGAAGAAAAAGCGCGAGCCGCTGCGTGAACCGGAGCTGTTTGAATACGCCGTCGGGGCTCTTGCACGCAAGATGCGCACCGTGCGCGATCTCAAACGCCTGATGCGCGCCCGCGCCGAAGAGGGCGAGGCAGGCGAACGCGCGATGGACCGCGTCGTCGCGCGATTGAAAGAGCTGAAGTATCTCTCTGATACGCGCTTCGCCGCCGACTACACGCGCCTCCGCAAGGAGAACGAGAAGTACGGCCGCCGCCGCGTCCAGCAGGACCTCGCGCAAAAGGGCGTCCACAAAGACCTGATCGCCACCACACTCACAAAAGCTTACGAAGACGTGGACGAGGTCGCCCTCGCCCGCGAGTACATCGCCCGCAAGCGCATCAAGCAGCCCAGCGGCGCAAACGCGAGAAAAGAAGCCACTCGCGTAACCGGACGACTGATGCGCGCAGGCTTCTCCGCCGGGACTATATATAAGGTGTTGCGCGAGTGGGACGTCGAAGTGGATGAGAGCGCTCTCGAAGACGCCGGCGAAGCACCTGAGAGCGAAGACTAA